A stretch of DNA from Streptomyces sp. NBC_01197:
GGTCCGGGCCGGCGGACCGTTCACTGCGCCTATGCAACGACAAAAGATGTTCTTGTCCCATCTTCTGGGCGCAGCTGTCCTCCTGGCGCTCGCCGCTCCGGCAGCCGACGCCGCACCGGACGTCACCACTCCCCTGCCGGGAACGCCGGCCGGTACAGCGACGGGTGCGCAGACCAGTACGCAGCCGGGCGCGCAGACCAGCCCGCAGCCGGGTGCGCAGACCAGCCCGCAGCCGGGCGCGCAGACCAGCCCGCAGCCGGGTGCGCAGACTGGTACCGAGCCGGGTGCGCAGACCGGCAGGACAGGCGCAGGCAGGGCAGGCGTAGGCAGGACAGGCGCCGGAACGCCGGCCTCGCCCGCCGCCGCTGACACCGATCAGTTCGACGGCTGGGGGTTCGACACCTGTGTCACGCCGTCCCTCGCGACCATGCGTGCCTGGAAGTCGTCCCAGTACCGGAGCATCGGTGTCTACTACGGCGGCCGGGGCCGGGGCTGCCCCAACCAGCCCGAGCTCAGCAAGAACTGGGTGTCCAGCGTGTACGGGATGGGCTGGAAGGTTCTGCCGGTGTTCGTCGGCTCCCAGTCGCCGTGTGTGGCGGCCGAGGGCAAACGGAAGGTCACGATGGGCGACGACCCGGGGGGCCAGGGAACGGACGAGGGGCACGAAGCGGTCGAGCGGGCCCGAGCGCTCGGCATGGTGGAAGGCTCACCGCTCTATCTGGACATGGAGGCGTACGACCAGGGCGACAGCGACTGCGCCGCCACCACCCTCTCCTTCATCCGCTCCTGGGACCGCGAGGTGGAGCGTCTCGGATACGTCTCCGGTTTCTACAGCAGCGCGGACTCCGGGGTGGCGCAGCTCGGGGCGGAGCGCAGGGCGGGCACGTCGGACCTGCCGTCGGTGATGTGGTTCGCCCGCTGGAACGATCAGCCCTCGGTGACCGGGGAGCCGTCCCTGCGAAGCCAGGACTGGTCGCCGCATCTTCGGATCCACCAGTACGCGGGCGATGTGA
This window harbors:
- a CDS encoding DUF1906 domain-containing protein encodes the protein MSHLLGAAVLLALAAPAADAAPDVTTPLPGTPAGTATGAQTSTQPGAQTSPQPGAQTSPQPGAQTSPQPGAQTGTEPGAQTGRTGAGRAGVGRTGAGTPASPAAADTDQFDGWGFDTCVTPSLATMRAWKSSQYRSIGVYYGGRGRGCPNQPELSKNWVSSVYGMGWKVLPVFVGSQSPCVAAEGKRKVTMGDDPGGQGTDEGHEAVERARALGMVEGSPLYLDMEAYDQGDSDCAATTLSFIRSWDREVERLGYVSGFYSSADSGVAQLGAERRAGTSDLPSVMWFARWNDQPSVTGEPSLRSQDWSPHLRIHQYAGDVTEEHGGQELNIDRNRVDAPVARIAD